Genomic window (Xylanimonas protaetiae):
CGAACCGACGATCAGTCGCTCACGGCCTTGCCGCGAAGCGTTCCAGGACCTCCTCCTGGCCGCTGCACACGATGATGTCCGACGCCGCCACGCGCGTCTCCGGGGTCGCGTAGACGAACTCCCGGCCCGGGGACTTCACGCCGATGACGGTCACGCCGTAGCGGCGCCGCACGTCCGACTGCGCGAGGGTGAAGCCCTGCATCTCCTTGGGCGGGCGCATCTTGACGATCGTGAAGTCGTCCTCGACCTGGATGTAGTCGAGCATCTTGCCGCTGACCAGGTGCGCGACGCGCGCCCCGGCGTCGGACTCCGGGAAGACGACGTGGTGCGCGCCGATGCGCTGCAGGATCCGCCCGTGCTCGGACGTCACGGCCTTGGCCCAGATCTGCGGCGTGCCCAGG
Coding sequences:
- a CDS encoding potassium channel family protein — translated: MPDRTKKEPERDAGVLVIGLGRFGSAIATTLDRLGQDVLAVERDETRVAQWSGRLPLVQADVTNPEALDQIGARDFGVAVVGIGSSLEASVLVTANLVDLGTPQIWAKAVTSEHGRILQRIGAHHVVFPESDAGARVAHLVSGKMLDYIQVEDDFTIVKMRPPKEMQGFTLAQSDVRRRYGVTVIGVKSPGREFVYATPETRVAASDIIVCSGQEEVLERFAARP